One genomic window of Centropristis striata isolate RG_2023a ecotype Rhode Island chromosome 20, C.striata_1.0, whole genome shotgun sequence includes the following:
- the LOC131993323 gene encoding atlastin-2-like isoform X1 has protein sequence MAEVSGLRSRNHFEPNCKSRVADEGLSGVEDVPIYRHKKRPPLARPEDLEDELPPRAMASNSGKNASFTPSPEEETQEEEPVVEEEKARPIQIVLANEDEHSFELDAAALERILLQDHVKDLNVVVVSVAGAFRKGKSFLLDFMLRYMHSQGKSWMGGDNEPLTGFTWRGGCERETTGIQIWSDVFVVNKPDGSKVAVLLVDTQGAFDSQSTIKDCATVFALSTMTSSVQVYNLSQNIQEDDLQHLQLFTEYGRLAMEEIYLKPFQSLMFLIRDWSYPYEHDYGLEGGNKFLDKRLQVKQNQHEELQNVRKHIHSCFSNIGCFLLPHPGLKVATNPKFDGRLKDIDDDFKKQLAKLVPLLLAPERLVEKEIGGNKVTCRDLLEYFKAYIKIYQGEELPHPKSMLQATAEANNLTAVAGAKDIYGKNMELVCGGDKPYIAPTDLERCHEEFREHSVRYFRSVKKMGGDEFCQRYQNQLEAELDETYSNFSKHNDGKNIFYAARTPATLFAVMFVTYVVSGVTGFIGLSTLAVLANLVMGVALLSLCAWAYVKYSGEFREVGTMIDLVAETLWEQKMVRKVFSKLLEPVRSRLAWPVSLLPSFPSGATLGLGALSPLNNNYKKMN, from the exons GCTTGAGTGGCGTGGAAGATGTCCCCATTTATCGGCATAAGAAGAGGCCCCCTTTAGCCAGACCCGAAGACCTAGAGGATGAATTGCCCCCCAGGGCCATGGCCTCAAACTCGGGCAAAAATGCCAGCTTCACCCCCTCACCAGAGGAGGAGACTCAGGAAGAAGAA CCTGTTGTAGAGGAAGAGAAGGCCAGGCCCATCCAGATCGTCCTGGCCAACGAAGATGAGCACAGCTTTGAGCTGGACGCTGCAGCTCTGGAGAGGATCCTGCTGCAGGATCACGTGAAGGACCTGAATGTGGTGGTTGTTTCTGTGGCTGGGGCCTTCCGCAAGGGCAAATCCTTCCTGCTGGACTTCATGTTGCGCTACATGCACAGTCAG GGTAAGTCATGGATGGGAGGCGATAATGAGCCGCTGACAGGGTTCACCTGGAGAGGAGGCTGCGAGAGGGAAACCACAGGAATTCAGATCTGGAGCGACGTCTTTGTGGTCAACAAGCCTGATGGCAGCAAG GTTGCGGTGCTCCTTGTCGACACTCAGGGAGCATTTGATAGCCAGTCCACCATAAAGGACTGTGCTACTGTGTTCGCCCTCAGCACAATGACCAGCTCTGTGCAG gtgtaCAATCTCTCCCAGAACATACAGGAGGACGACCTGCAGCATCTGCAG CTCTTCACAGAATATGGCCGGCTGGCAATGGAAGAGATCTACCTGAAACCTTTCCAG TCCCTGATGTTCCTTATTCGGGACTGGAGTTATCCTTATGAACACGACTATGGACTTGAAGGAGGCAACAAGTTCCTGGATAAAAGACTGCAA GTGAAACAGAACCAACATGAAGAGCTGCAGAATGTGAGGAAGCATATCCACTCCTGCTTCTCCAACATCGGCTGCTTCCTGCTGCCACATCCAGGCCTCAAGGTGGCCACCAACCCGAAATTTGACGGCAGGCTGAAAG acattgatgatgatttcaAGAAGCAGCTGGCCAAGCTGGTGCCTCTGCTGCTGGCTCCAGAAAGACTGGTGGAGAAGGAGATCGGAGGCAACAAAGTCACCTGCAGAGATCTCCTGGAGTACTTCAAG GCTTACATAAAGATTTACCAAGGGGAGGAACTGCCTCACCCAAAGTCGATGTTGCAG GCGACAGCAGAAGCAAACAACCTGACTGCTGTGGCAGGAGCCAAAGACATATACGGCAAAAACATGGAGCTG GTCTGCGGTGGGGATAAGCCTTACATCGCCCCGACCGACCTGGAGCGCTGCCATGAGGAGTTCCGCGAGCACTCTGTGCGTTACTTCCGCTCCGTGAAGAAAATGGGCGGCGATGAGTTCTGCCAGCGCTACCAGAACCAGCTGGAGGCCGAGCTGGACGAGACCTACAGCAACTTCTCCAAGCACAACGACGGCAAAAACATCTTCTACGCAGCACGCACACCCGCCACGCTCTTCGCAGTCATGTTCGTCACCTACGTGGTGTCCGGGGTGACAGGCTTCATCGGGCTGAGCACATTAGCAGTGCTGGCTAACCTGGTAATGGGCGTGGCGCTGCTGTCACTCTGCGCCTGGGCGTATGTGAAGTATTCTGGAGAGTTTCGGGAGGTGGGAACGATGATAGATCTGGTGGCCGAGACACTCTGGGAACAG AAGATGGTGAGAAAG GTGTTTTCCAAACTTTTGGAGCCAGTCAGGAGCCGCCTGGCATGGcccgtctctctcctcccttcGTTCCCATCAGGAGCGACGCTGGGACTCGGAGCTCTGTCTCCTCTCAACAACAACTACAAGAAGATGAACTAG
- the LOC131993323 gene encoding atlastin-2-like isoform X2, protein MAEVSGLRSRNHFEPNCKSRVADEGLSGVEDVPIYRHKKRPPLARPEDLEDELPPRAMASNSGKNASFTPSPEEETQEEEPVVEEEKARPIQIVLANEDEHSFELDAAALERILLQDHVKDLNVVVVSVAGAFRKGKSFLLDFMLRYMHSQGKSWMGGDNEPLTGFTWRGGCERETTGIQIWSDVFVVNKPDGSKVAVLLVDTQGAFDSQSTIKDCATVFALSTMTSSVQVYNLSQNIQEDDLQHLQLFTEYGRLAMEEIYLKPFQSLMFLIRDWSYPYEHDYGLEGGNKFLDKRLQVKQNQHEELQNVRKHIHSCFSNIGCFLLPHPGLKVATNPKFDGRLKDIDDDFKKQLAKLVPLLLAPERLVEKEIGGNKVTCRDLLEYFKAYIKIYQGEELPHPKSMLQATAEANNLTAVAGAKDIYGKNMELVCGGDKPYIAPTDLERCHEEFREHSVRYFRSVKKMGGDEFCQRYQNQLEAELDETYSNFSKHNDGKNIFYAARTPATLFAVMFVTYVVSGVTGFIGLSTLAVLANLVMGVALLSLCAWAYVKYSGEFREVGTMIDLVAETLWEQVLKPLSEQYMEDNIRQSVVNSIKASLTEQGSQHTKLKTH, encoded by the exons GCTTGAGTGGCGTGGAAGATGTCCCCATTTATCGGCATAAGAAGAGGCCCCCTTTAGCCAGACCCGAAGACCTAGAGGATGAATTGCCCCCCAGGGCCATGGCCTCAAACTCGGGCAAAAATGCCAGCTTCACCCCCTCACCAGAGGAGGAGACTCAGGAAGAAGAA CCTGTTGTAGAGGAAGAGAAGGCCAGGCCCATCCAGATCGTCCTGGCCAACGAAGATGAGCACAGCTTTGAGCTGGACGCTGCAGCTCTGGAGAGGATCCTGCTGCAGGATCACGTGAAGGACCTGAATGTGGTGGTTGTTTCTGTGGCTGGGGCCTTCCGCAAGGGCAAATCCTTCCTGCTGGACTTCATGTTGCGCTACATGCACAGTCAG GGTAAGTCATGGATGGGAGGCGATAATGAGCCGCTGACAGGGTTCACCTGGAGAGGAGGCTGCGAGAGGGAAACCACAGGAATTCAGATCTGGAGCGACGTCTTTGTGGTCAACAAGCCTGATGGCAGCAAG GTTGCGGTGCTCCTTGTCGACACTCAGGGAGCATTTGATAGCCAGTCCACCATAAAGGACTGTGCTACTGTGTTCGCCCTCAGCACAATGACCAGCTCTGTGCAG gtgtaCAATCTCTCCCAGAACATACAGGAGGACGACCTGCAGCATCTGCAG CTCTTCACAGAATATGGCCGGCTGGCAATGGAAGAGATCTACCTGAAACCTTTCCAG TCCCTGATGTTCCTTATTCGGGACTGGAGTTATCCTTATGAACACGACTATGGACTTGAAGGAGGCAACAAGTTCCTGGATAAAAGACTGCAA GTGAAACAGAACCAACATGAAGAGCTGCAGAATGTGAGGAAGCATATCCACTCCTGCTTCTCCAACATCGGCTGCTTCCTGCTGCCACATCCAGGCCTCAAGGTGGCCACCAACCCGAAATTTGACGGCAGGCTGAAAG acattgatgatgatttcaAGAAGCAGCTGGCCAAGCTGGTGCCTCTGCTGCTGGCTCCAGAAAGACTGGTGGAGAAGGAGATCGGAGGCAACAAAGTCACCTGCAGAGATCTCCTGGAGTACTTCAAG GCTTACATAAAGATTTACCAAGGGGAGGAACTGCCTCACCCAAAGTCGATGTTGCAG GCGACAGCAGAAGCAAACAACCTGACTGCTGTGGCAGGAGCCAAAGACATATACGGCAAAAACATGGAGCTG GTCTGCGGTGGGGATAAGCCTTACATCGCCCCGACCGACCTGGAGCGCTGCCATGAGGAGTTCCGCGAGCACTCTGTGCGTTACTTCCGCTCCGTGAAGAAAATGGGCGGCGATGAGTTCTGCCAGCGCTACCAGAACCAGCTGGAGGCCGAGCTGGACGAGACCTACAGCAACTTCTCCAAGCACAACGACGGCAAAAACATCTTCTACGCAGCACGCACACCCGCCACGCTCTTCGCAGTCATGTTCGTCACCTACGTGGTGTCCGGGGTGACAGGCTTCATCGGGCTGAGCACATTAGCAGTGCTGGCTAACCTGGTAATGGGCGTGGCGCTGCTGTCACTCTGCGCCTGGGCGTATGTGAAGTATTCTGGAGAGTTTCGGGAGGTGGGAACGATGATAGATCTGGTGGCCGAGACACTCTGGGAACAG GTTTTGAAGCCACTAAGTGAACAGTATATGGAAGACAACATCAGACAGTCGGTGGTTAACTCTATCAAAGCCAGCTTGACAGAGCAGGGCTCGCAGCACACCAAGTTAAAGACTCACTGA